The genomic segment AATGGCTATGTTTAAGGTTGACATGGTTAATAATATCCTTTGAAGTCAGAAAtgggagtgtgtgtgtccacACATGTGCGTGTGTGGATATGGGTGTGGTGTACAGTAGACAATGCCCAACAAAATCAATGTTGAAGGTAAAGTGTATGTTAAACAGTTTTCTCAATACTTGGTGATCAGTTTTTCTATTTTGATGAAATATCtttgaaatatttaaatttattgaaagttttaatttgaaaagGCAAAACAAAGCTGCCAATCTACTGCACTTCTATGTTTTCATGTTAGTTTTTTGAATCACTGTTTCAGTCGTTTCAGCATGAATTTCTTTGCTGTTACTGTTAgatgtcattttatttctgccTGGGTTGCGTGTataaagaaaactttaaaaacgtAAATGCATGACGTGTATCTGCTGTGTTTACAGCCCAGCCAGCAGGAGTGCCTGAAatactgaagaagtcactgCACAGCTGTTCAGTGAGGGGTGGAGAGGAGGTCTTCATCATTGGAAAAAACTTTCTTAAAGACACCAAAGTCATATTTCACGAGAATGCCTCTGGTCAGTAGTAAACCTTTGTTTTGCATGGTCATTATAGGTGAGGTCATTTCCCTGGTTGACACTTTAcatcttttctgtgtttcagatgAGAAGTCATGGAAGGCAGAGGCTGAAATTGACATGGAGCTTTTTCaccaggtgtgttttttttatttatttttgatcttTTTTGTGCCAAACAATTATGGTAATGGCTAATGAGCTCAGTAGATAGATGCAGCCATTTCAGACTGGTAAGTGGCTTTAGATGTAATCATCTTAAATGGCTGCTGTTCAAAGGTTTGAGTAGTCTCATTGTGTTCTGACCTAATTACACTCCATCTTAGAGGCTATTACTGAGTGTGTCTCAACAGTCCAGTCTGAACCTTTGCTCTTGTTAAACGAAATGACCAGAGCGATGAATCTGCAGCTGCCAAATGAAAGTATTCACATTTTGCTAAGACCTTGACACTCTCTCATAAACCAGTTTTACAGTTATCTGAAGTTGTGCTGAATAAACATGATTGAATGAACCAACTCGGCTAACCATGCTTTGATAATTTGAAAGATAATTTGGCATTACTTTGGTTGGTTAATGGCCTTCTGTGCTTCTTCATTATTGAGCCAAGTTTTACCGCCACCAGCTGCTGGTAGCTGGAAGTGCTACTGTCATTGATATTTAGTTGACATGGCTGCATGTTAGTGGCTAACACATCCACCTCAGACACAATCAGATCCCAGGGTCAAGGCTGGAATGCTAGTGGACTCATAgtgctggtcccaagcctggataaatgggaGGGCTGCATGTAGGataaatattaatagtaaaataATATCAATATCTGGTAGCTGCAAATCCATCGTCTACAGCGAGAGTAAGAAACATGATATATTGCCCATTTATATTTGATTTCACTGTGACGTCAGATGTGTCATAGAAATCTCTATAACAGATTCTTTATCATCCCAAAGAATCACCTGATAGTGAAGGTTCCTCCCTACCAGAACCAAGCCATCACATCTAAAGTGTGTGTAGGAATCTACGTGGTGACCAATGCTGGGAGATCCCATGACGTTCAGCCATTTACTTACACCCCAGATCCAGGTAGGTTTGAATCCGTTTCACACTAATTCACATAAAGTGTGTCCTTTTTACAATCAGCTGATAGAAAGATGACCATGAAAATGTAATCGAGACTGTGGTAACCTTGCATGTAGCCTTCAGATTACTGGGTCATTTCTCACACATGGCTGATTAGATTTACTGACTGGTACCAAAGCAGATCAACCTAGTTTGAAAAAAAGCTGTATTGTATTTAACGCCCCAGACACACAGGCCAAATTTCATTCTCTAGGTGTTTGGCCTTGAGGCATACACATTCTTTTCCTGGTGACCGATGGTTGCCAGGGGTTCGCAAACCAGTCTATTGGCCTGTGTGATTGGGCCTTAAACCTTTGAGTATATCAATATATTGTCATTGTTAGTTTTAGCAGTCATTACCTTTTAAATTGTCTCTTTACTAGTTAATTTGATATCCTTGAAGTCTTCTGAGTAAAACACTGAAAGGTGTGACAAAGTAACTAAACTAAAATTTAGTTGCTAGCATTAATTAGCTGTCCGTCACATCATATGTAGCTTTACTTAAGTAACATTTTTGCTGTGCTGACATTTTGCATCAATTTTTGTCGTTTTGCTGACACTTGCAGCAACACTCGATGTTCCCGTGAAGAAAGAGTTGCCTTCTCCAGTGAAGACGTGTTCTTTTGATGAGCAAATTaaaggttattttttttatttatttcaaattttTTAACAAAGCCACCAAGGTTTCCTATATATAGTTAAGTGAATACATGGAAAAAGATGTAATATAATCCTTGCTACTCATACAGTTGTGGATGGATCCCTGATGCCTTTGTTGTCTTTAGTGAAGAGAGAAGATGTCACTCCAATGGAGGTGACAAGCAACCTTCAGTCTTCAGGAGTATTTAAGGTGAAGCTTTTATCTTATCTTGCTTTCATAATTTGTTTTAAAGTCAAGTCTTTCAATCCATTCATGTTTCATTGTCCCTGAAATAAAGCATAAAGGTAGTATTCTTTGTGGAAATATGTTTTGAAAAAGAGAATAACAGTGATGCATAACTGAAAAGCAAAGTGAAGCACATCTTTTGTATTCTGTTTTGTGGGTTACCAGCAGACTGGTGATCTGCGTCCAGCCCAGCAGAACTCTGATATGACGGCAGGACatctaaataaaaacagagtatTCTCCAGCAACCTGTCTCAGCCTGCAGGTGATCCTGACAAAGGCCAGGCTCCTGTTTTTACCAGCACTGAGCCCTTAAGCACCATCCAGAAGCAGGACATTGTTGCGGGCAGCTCGTTCTCTGTGCCTGCAGACTCTCTGCTTCAACAAGGATCACAGCAGTTCCTCCTGGAGACCAGAGATGGCCTCAGGCAAGAGAGGCCAGGTGTCAGTTCTGGAGCTGTGGGAAGGTTGTGTGGGGAACCTGCATCTCAACCGCAGCAGCTGCCACTCTTTCCTCCAGATGAAGTAGCCCAGCTGGAAGAAGCAGTGAGACAACTAAAAGCCAAAGGATACTGTAACTTATCACTTCAATCTGACAACCCTATaaccaaacagcagcagcaacacatccagcatcagcagcagatccaaaaacagcaaattcagcagcagcaacagcagcagcaggttatGGAGaatctgcagcagcagctgtttcagTCACAGATTCAGATGCACTGTGCCATGTTTCAGGATGCATCCCAGGCCAAGAATGGAGAGCTTCAGGTCTCATCGCCAGGTGTGGTGACTAACCAGGGGTCGCTTTTTCAGCCGGAccagcaacagcaacaacagcagcagcagcaacagcagcagcagcaacagcaagcagctctttttcagcaggcaaATGATCTTCTTTCTATCCAGACCAACTTCCTCCAGCAGACCCCCTCTCACTCTTCACCACCGATGTTTCACAATCCCAGCACTCTGGCAGAAACGCAGGATCCACAGGGGGCGCTGTTTCAAAAAGCctcccaggaacaggtccaggCTGCACTCTTCCAAAGCACCATGACAGTGCTACAGTCTCCAGATCAGCAAGCCTCATCCTCTGGACTTTTCCTCCCCCAGACCTCTCTGTCCAATCAGCTTTCAACCAATAGTtcccagcaacagcagcagcaacaacagcaacaacagcagcagcagctggccTTCCTTAGCGCTTTACAATCCTCTTCCCCTGAGCCACAGTCAGTATTTCAGACCCAGATCTCCCCCATCCAGCAGAGAAGCCCCATGGAGCAGGAGCAACCATCTCAGCCTCAACACCACACACAGCCAGCCCAACAGGCCACCCTGTTTCAGAGCATCTCCCCACATTCATCTACAAATTCACTTTCTCcaggccagcagcagcagcaacagcaggctGGCTTGCTGTTTTGCAGCAACACCCTTCCCACACCAGACCAGGGCTCTAGCATCCTTTTCAGTAACCAAGGCCAGATGCCTCCTTTGACCAACAACAGTCTAGTTTCTCAAGAGCCCCAAAACACCCCTCTGCCCTTTTCTCAAGCCAACATGGTGACGGTAACCCAGCAAGATCGCCCAGAACCCATGACCTTAGGGAACCCTGGTGAACCACCACAGCAAGCCATGTTTCAGGAGCAACAACCTATGCAGCTGGGGAACAGCAGCAACAGAGAGGAGCAGCCTGTGGGTCTCTTCATGCCTCAGTCCACTATGGCCTCTCTGCAGGGGGGTCTGGCCGCTCAGGAGCTTGCACAATCAGCCGTGTTTGCCTCCCAGAATGGCGTGGCAAACCTCCAGACAACTACATCCTCCCCTGTTCAACAGCCAGGGTCTCTGTTTCAAACAGCTGTCAGTGGGAGCGTCAATCAATCCAGCCAGCCTCAACAAGCTGGCCTCTTCCTTTTTGGTATCCAGAACGGTAAGGAATTTATTAGGCAAGTGCACGTTGTTCAAACTGTTGAAATGACACAAAGTGAGAAGTGAGGAACAAGATTATCACTCAGCTGTCCGACAGCAGTTTTGGCTCATTGTTCTGATTTTAGCGTTCACAGCTTTGCTCTTTTCGTTCACTCTGGTTGCTCTCATTAGAGTTGTTTCCAGACGCAGCAAGCAGTTGTTTATGGTAAGAAAAGATACAGTTAGTAATTAGCTGATAAACCTAAAGGAGTATTACATAGTCAAaaagccaattttttttttttcttcattatttaGCAGAGCTGAAAAGGAGCTTCGTCGAGTGATCAGACTCACAACTCTGACTACTGAGCATTGCTTTGTATCTGCTCAGTATTTTCACCACATCATCTTGGTGATAGAACGTTAATGTGTTCATTGCATagaccaggggtaggcaactccaggctgtgttggatcaaggacacatctaaaacctgcaggacaccagcactcgaggcctggagttgcctacccctggcaTAGACTGTATCTCTCTGTTTCACTACTTGTTTCTGCTGCCCTCAAGTGACAAAAATTAGTTACTTCAGATTAAATTTCACATGTCTGTGTTAGAATgtatcctttttattttttatcaatgTTCATCTTTAACATATTtgtaaagttgttgtttttttatcccCATCCCTTAATTGTccaataaagggaaaaaaaaatacaatacaatttttaaGTCGTATTTATAGGTTGCAAATTGGCAAGAATTGAGTACAGTCAAAACTGGATTGTGAGGAATCATTATTGACAGTAAAGTAGTGGCTGTGTCCACTTGTCAGTCAAATATATGACCAAAGCATAAGCAGTGAACAGATTATTATTACTTACTTTGTTCAAGGGCCTGTGGTTTGTTATTTTCTTGAATATGGTTTCTGTTGAGTCATGAAGCCCTTTCTGTTCCTTCCTTGCAGAATGCGGCCAGTTGATGGAAACTCCTGGAAACACGCTGTCAGATCAGATAATAGCAATCAGCCAGTCTGGTCAGAACCAGAGAGAGAGTGAAGTGCACATCCAGTCCCTGCTCAGCCAGTCCCTCTCTCAGTCTGGTACTGTGCCGAACACCATGTCTGCCTCTCAGAACATGGAGAAGATTGACGATCTGCTGGTCAGCCTGCAGGAGCCGGGCAGCAACATAACTCGTTCCTACTAATTTTAATGCAGGTTTataactttttctttctttaaaaagttttaTATGTGGAAAGATTGTAAAAATTTGTAGGTCCAAATATTGTCTCTTAGGAATTTTATGTAGGTTAAACCTTTAAAATTAACCCTCagtaatgtgtttatttctggtcacctaatgtttttttttttttttctgaactaTATGCATATGATTTGGTCTTCTTTTAAGGGTGTGTTAGGAAACAACAGTTAAGATGAGCTAAAGATTTTATAGTGACCATGAAGATAAAGTGGACAAATTAATATTTGGATAACTAAAAGAAACGAAACGCAAACGTCTCTAACTCAATGACTGAATGGCTGAAAATGGCAATGGACTCCAGAGAAGGAAACTTCCGTGAAACTTTGAAAGATGTTGAATTTAGTCCTCTGCAAAGACACTAACCAGCAAACCTTGGAATTTGTTAGATTTCTATCTGTAAGTAGAATTTCACTAATGTTATTTGCGGTATCTTTTAGTTCTTGTGGTGTCTTCACAAATcacgttatttatttattttttttctttttacttttttaaaaacttttgtaTTTTGGTTGCATGGAGCATGGATTGTGTGACACAGTGAGAGGAGTGCGGTATGTAGGGGTTGAAGGGGTGTCAAACTCGTTTTAGTTCAAGGACCACATGAAATCAGTTTGATTTCATTTCAGTGGGTGTTAGGGTAGTTGAATTACTGAACTTcaactttaaaaagtttaaaaaacttAAGTTAATGAATCCTCcatttttcaaaaagaaaacaaaaaccaacagtcTGAGATGTTTTTGGTTTAACTTCAGTGTGGCGTGACAGGCCATGGGTTATTTCTTTTTCAAGAGGGAGTTGGTTTAGACAGCCACTCTCATTAGTTGGATgatttttaattacttttaacTACTGCTATTAAAAAACCCAACAGACTGAAGAGGCCAAAGATTGTGCAAGTTTTACAGTTTGTTAAAGTCTTCTAGTGGGCTGAATTGGCTCCTCTGCcctcatgtttgacacccctggtagGTAGCTTCTGTTGAGTCATGTGATCCAACAGTGTAGAAAGTGTGAAAGAAGGCTGGAGCAGGCAGAGAAATGAGAGACAAAGGACGAGCTGTAAAAACGAATACACACTAATCTTATGTAACATCACGATTAAGTTTTTATGTTTGTGGGTGCATAATATGTCATTGTTGTAGCAGCAAGCTTGCACCCGATAATGTAAATAAATCCGCTTTAGTTGTCTTTGTCACAAAGTGACTTTGGTTTCATTGATGATGGAAGCTCAGATGCTCACTAGGTATACTATACTTTTATGTGTTATGTTTTGCTGCAAATCAGTCTTGTCAAGGCCAGTTGAGTAGACTGATGACTATAAACTAAAATATTTGTAGTTCAAGCAAAGTTTGTCAGTGTGATGGTCAGTGCAGATGTGAAACACACACCAGTCAGCCACAATAATAAAACCTTCAATAGTTTAATCCTGTTTATCGCCCTGCTGGAAGAACTTGGTTCCTGGCATTCATGAGGATATAACTGGACCTGTTGTTTGACCAGCGTAAATACAGCTCAAGGAACGTCATGCTTCCCAGATCCCGGTCAAGCATCGACAGTTTGAGCTGGAACAAGCCTGGTCTACGGAGTCCTCAATTTACTACCCACCAAGTCCCGAAGGATCCTCGCCACCAGAGATCAGGACTTCGTCAGAGGTGTTTTGGGGGACCCATGCAATATTAGGAAGAtgggttttaatgttgtggctgatcagTGTCTTTTTGAGTATGAAATACTTTGCAGTATCCACCACAGTGTACAGGCTTTGTAATGAAGGCGTGACACAATTTaaggcatttaaaaaacaaaaacaaaaacaaaaaaaaccccatcactTTAATGATGCCGGTCCATTAGAGAACAGTAAAGCCCACAGGAGGCAGCAAGTTTGCCTGAAGCTGCCTCTTCTGCATTGTTTACAGTGAATATGAATATGGatcataaaaacaaattaccACGAGAGTCTGATTTAAGCCAGTATCGCTAAATGTGTCCAAATTAGTTACTGTataacaaaaatgttttataaCAGTGTGTCTTTTTGACATCCGTGTTACAACTGTCAGTGTTCATTCACAGAAAAAGCTAAAACTTATTAGATTCCTGAAAGCCGTGCTGGAAAACTGGACAAATCAGGAAAAACTTTaagcatttaacattttaatgcaGGTGATGTAACTTCAGATGACCTATATCTCATATATCTACATGCACCTAGAGcagaatatattatatatagaatatatatattatattttttatgatgAGGGTTAGATCATTGTGTGCTTTAGTGTCATTTTGGTGGTGTCATTCTGCGGCAGGCACGCATGAACAGGAGTagtattctttctttttttttttttaaaaaaaagcctttcCAGCAGGTTATTAATGTGATTGATTCAGTGAATGTTGAAAAAGCAGCAACATTCATTAATGCTACTGCACATCTCATCCAGGATAGTGTATTAACATGCACGAACAGAGCCCGATACTTATGTTTTCTTGTAAATGGATATTGTACAGTTTTTACAGACTTCATGTCGCCGTAAGCAGTTGGCCAGTAACCTCTGGACCAAAGTTGGACTCAAATCTTGCTCTGAATGAATCCAGGAATGATGGAAGGCCAGTTTTATGGCTCATGagtttttattctctttttaCAGACTTGCATTTTAGCTTTACGATCAgcgtagatttttttttttcttcctttacaGAATTTACAGATTTTATTGTTAGACATTGTTCTACTGTTCACGCTTTTCCCCTCAATGTCATGTCTAGTTTCCCTTTAAAGTGTGTGCACGAACAAGGGGCTGGTCTCTGATAGAATCGGCTCTGTTTTACGCCTCGTTGTTGCCGTGTTTTCTGTGTATAGTTTGTCAGAAATACATCAACGCCGTTACATTTTATATGCTAGGATGGAGACGCTGTAAACTTGACTAATGTAATGTGTGGAGCTACAGTGCGTCAGTTGGAAGAGTTGGAGTGGTTTTTAAAGGGACCCGACTCCTGAAGAAAACCGGTCTTTGGAGAAAAGAGCTTTCTGAGATTGGCTTTCTTCAATTTGTGACATTGTTTAATAACTAATATTTCCAGTGTTGAGTATTTATGATTTAATTTCCTTTTGTTTGTAGATACTactactttgttttttttgttttgttttttatcagttTAGTACTTGTGCCTTTTTTCAGAGAAGTATATGTAATTTATTTGTGTGTTGGTTACTCTCCAAATTGTAATCAGAGCTGTGTTTCTAACTTCGTGAATGACACCGATTGTGATTTGGCAGCCACCCCCCAAAGAGACACGCACACATGCTGATACAGGCACCTTGCAATGGATATTTCTGTGCACAGTTCCTCCTGTGACTTGCAGAAGTTGTAGCTACAACGTTAAGCTGATGTCACATGTTTATTTATGGTTTGTAATTAGACCGAAGGTCCCATGTGACCAAATACTTAAAGACAGGGCAACAGTATTTTTACAATGAATATAACAAATGTGCATCACGGTTGTAAAAGTCTCATTTTGAGCCACAGTGAAAGGTACACATATGGGGGAGgggattcctttttttttggggggggtaatTGTTTTCCTCA from the Oreochromis niloticus isolate F11D_XX linkage group LG1, O_niloticus_UMD_NMBU, whole genome shotgun sequence genome contains:
- the nfat5b gene encoding nuclear factor of activated T-cells 5 isoform X6, which codes for MEGPRSAFSTSSSSTMHSSNLTNDQKPVKASNVDPDDTRSTKVVPEAAGAERGNGTGRGSGELAGGKGVTTQEGALHHPLTPSKRRTVLNISPPPEDLFDDSRMSCQDDRTQDTEQSNSIWMDESLSNFSVTSTLSYNDNTEVPRKSRKRTPRQRPGPKTVPPGEGSMDVFDADSAKGPHFVLSQLGPDSKGGHKGSSDEPRTTNQKGGTLSMQFPQKSEGKELKILVQPETQHRARYLTEGSRGSVKDRTQQGFPTVKLEGGNEPVVLQVFVGTDAGRVKPHGFYQACRVTGRNTTACKEVDIEGTTVIEVSLDPSSNMTLAVDCVGILKLRNADVEARIGVAGSKKKSTRARLVFRVNIPRPDGSVLTLQTPSSPILCTQPAGVPEILKKSLHSCSVRGGEEVFIIGKNFLKDTKVIFHENASDEKSWKAEAEIDMELFHQNHLIVKVPPYQNQAITSKVCVGIYVVTNAGRSHDVQPFTYTPDPATLDVPVKKELPSPVKTCSFDEQIKVVDGSLMPLLSLVKREDVTPMEVTSNLQSSGVFKQTGDLRPAQQNSDMTAGHLNKNRVFSSNLSQPAGDPDKGQAPVFTSTEPLSTIQKQDIVAGSSFSVPADSLLQQGSQQFLLETRDGLRQERPGVSSGAVGRLCGEPASQPQQLPLFPPDEVAQLEEAVRQLKAKGYCNLSLQSDNPITKQQQQHIQHQQQIQKQQIQQQQQQQQVMENLQQQLFQSQIQMHCAMFQDASQAKNGELQVSSPGVVTNQGSLFQPDQQQQQQQQQQQQQQQQQAALFQQANDLLSIQTNFLQQTPSHSSPPMFHNPSTLAETQDPQGALFQKASQEQVQAALFQSTMTVLQSPDQQASSSGLFLPQTSLSNQLSTNSSQQQQQQQQQQQQQQLAFLSALQSSSPEPQSVFQTQISPIQQRSPMEQEQPSQPQHHTQPAQQATLFQSISPHSSTNSLSPGQQQQQQQAGLLFCSNTLPTPDQGSSILFSNQGQMPPLTNNSLVSQEPQNTPLPFSQANMVTVTQQDRPEPMTLGNPGEPPQQAMFQEQQPMQLGNSSNREEQPVGLFMPQSTMASLQGGLAAQELAQSAVFASQNGVANLQTTTSSPVQQPGSLFQTAVSGSVNQSSQPQQAGLFLFGIQNECGQLMETPGNTLSDQIIAISQSGQNQRESEVHIQSLLSQSLSQSGTVPNTMSASQNMEKIDDLLVSLQEPGSNITRSY
- the nfat5b gene encoding nuclear factor of activated T-cells 5 isoform X5, producing the protein MPSDFISLFSGDLDLNSPRSLYSKDASSLTMEGPRSAFSTSSSSTMHSSNLTNDQKPVKASNVDPDDTRSTKVVPEAAGAERGNGTGRGSGELAGGKGVTTQEGALHHPLTPSKRRTVLNISPPPEDLFDDSRMSCQDDRTQDTEQSNSIWMDESLSNFSVTSTLSYNDNTEVPRKSRKRTPRQRPGPKTVPPGEGSMDVFDADSAKGPHFVLSQLGPDSKGGHKGSSDEPRTTNQKGGTLSMQFPQKSEGKELKILVQPETQHRARYLTEGSRGSVKDRTQQGFPTVKLEGGNEPVVLQVFVGTDAGRVKPHGFYQACRVTGRNTTACKEVDIEGTTVIEVSLDPSSNMTLAVDCVGILKLRNADVEARIGVAGSKKKSTRARLVFRVNIPRPDGSVLTLQTPSSPILCTQPAGVPEILKKSLHSCSVRGGEEVFIIGKNFLKDTKVIFHENASDEKSWKAEAEIDMELFHQNHLIVKVPPYQNQAITSKVCVGIYVVTNAGRSHDVQPFTYTPDPATLDVPVKKELPSPVKTCSFDEQIKVVDGSLMPLLSLVKREDVTPMEVTSNLQSSGVFKQTGDLRPAQQNSDMTAGHLNKNRVFSSNLSQPAGDPDKGQAPVFTSTEPLSTIQKQDIVAGSSFSVPADSLLQQGSQQFLLETRDGLRQERPGVSSGAVGRLCGEPASQPQQLPLFPPDEVAQLEEAVRQLKAKGYCNLSLQSDNPITKQQQQHIQHQQQIQKQQIQQQQQQQQVMENLQQQLFQSQIQMHCAMFQDASQAKNGELQVSSPGVVTNQGSLFQPDQQQQQQQQQQQQQQQQQAALFQQANDLLSIQTNFLQQTPSHSSPPMFHNPSTLAETQDPQGALFQKASQEQVQAALFQSTMTVLQSPDQQASSSGLFLPQTSLSNQLSTNSSQQQQQQQQQQQQQQLAFLSALQSSSPEPQSVFQTQISPIQQRSPMEQEQPSQPQHHTQPAQQATLFQSISPHSSTNSLSPGQQQQQQQAGLLFCSNTLPTPDQGSSILFSNQGQMPPLTNNSLVSQEPQNTPLPFSQANMVTVTQQDRPEPMTLGNPGEPPQQAMFQEQQPMQLGNSSNREEQPVGLFMPQSTMASLQGGLAAQELAQSAVFASQNGVANLQTTTSSPVQQPGSLFQTAVSGSVNQSSQPQQAGLFLFGIQNECGQLMETPGNTLSDQIIAISQSGQNQRESEVHIQSLLSQSLSQSGTVPNTMSASQNMEKIDDLLVSLQEPGSNITRSY
- the nfat5b gene encoding nuclear factor of activated T-cells 5 isoform X1; amino-acid sequence: MPSDFISLFSGDLDLNSPRSLYSKESVYDLLPRELQLPSSTQQSPKVMSQKSGGEAGPLPSASIASDASSLTMEGPRSAFSTSSSSTMHSSNLTNDQKPVKASNVDPDDTRSTKVVPEAAGAERGNGTGRGSGELAGGKGVTTQEGALHHPLTPSKRRTVLNISPPPEDLFDDSRMSCQDDRTQDTEQSNSIWMDESLSNFSVTSTLSYNDNTEVPRKSRKRTPRQRPGPKTVPPGEGSMDVFDADSAKGPHFVLSQLGPDSKGGHKGSSDEPRTTNQKGGTLSMQFPQKSEGKELKILVQPETQHRARYLTEGSRGSVKDRTQQGFPTVKLEGGNEPVVLQVFVGTDAGRVKPHGFYQACRVTGRNTTACKEVDIEGTTVIEVSLDPSSNMTLAVDCVGILKLRNADVEARIGVAGSKKKSTRARLVFRVNIPRPDGSVLTLQTPSSPILCTQPAGVPEILKKSLHSCSVRGGEEVFIIGKNFLKDTKVIFHENASDEKSWKAEAEIDMELFHQNHLIVKVPPYQNQAITSKVCVGIYVVTNAGRSHDVQPFTYTPDPATLDVPVKKELPSPVKTCSFDEQIKVVDGSLMPLLSLVKREDVTPMEVTSNLQSSGVFKQTGDLRPAQQNSDMTAGHLNKNRVFSSNLSQPAGDPDKGQAPVFTSTEPLSTIQKQDIVAGSSFSVPADSLLQQGSQQFLLETRDGLRQERPGVSSGAVGRLCGEPASQPQQLPLFPPDEVAQLEEAVRQLKAKGYCNLSLQSDNPITKQQQQHIQHQQQIQKQQIQQQQQQQQVMENLQQQLFQSQIQMHCAMFQDASQAKNGELQVSSPGVVTNQGSLFQPDQQQQQQQQQQQQQQQQQAALFQQANDLLSIQTNFLQQTPSHSSPPMFHNPSTLAETQDPQGALFQKASQEQVQAALFQSTMTVLQSPDQQASSSGLFLPQTSLSNQLSTNSSQQQQQQQQQQQQQQLAFLSALQSSSPEPQSVFQTQISPIQQRSPMEQEQPSQPQHHTQPAQQATLFQSISPHSSTNSLSPGQQQQQQQAGLLFCSNTLPTPDQGSSILFSNQGQMPPLTNNSLVSQEPQNTPLPFSQANMVTVTQQDRPEPMTLGNPGEPPQQAMFQEQQPMQLGNSSNREEQPVGLFMPQSTMASLQGGLAAQELAQSAVFASQNGVANLQTTTSSPVQQPGSLFQTAVSGSVNQSSQPQQAGLFLFGIQNECGQLMETPGNTLSDQIIAISQSGQNQRESEVHIQSLLSQSLSQSGTVPNTMSASQNMEKIDDLLVSLQEPGSNITRSY
- the nfat5b gene encoding nuclear factor of activated T-cells 5 isoform X2 translates to MPSDFISLFSGDLDLNSPRSLYSKESVYDLLPRELQLPSSTQQSPKVMSQKSGGEAGPLPSASIASDASSLTMEGPRSAFSTSSSSTMHSSNLTNDQKPVKASNVDPDDTRSTKVVPEAAGAERGNGTGRGSGELAGGKGVTTQEGALHHPLTPSKRRTVLNISPPPEDLFDDSRMSCQDDRTQDTEQSNSIWMDESLSNFSVTSTLSYNDNTEVPRKSRKRTPRQRPGPKTVPPGEGSMDVFDADSAKGPHFVLSQLGPDSKGGHKGSSDEPRTTNQKGGTLSMQFPQKSEGKELKILVQPETQHRARYLTEGSRGSVKDRTQQGFPTVKLEGGNEPVVLQVFVGTDAGRVKPHGFYQACRVTGRNTTACKEVDIEGTTVIEVSLDPSSNMTLAVDCVGILKLRNADVEARIGVAGSKKKSTRARLVFRVNIPRPDGSVLTLQTPSSPILCTQPAGVPEILKKSLHSCSVRGGEEVFIIGKNFLKDTKVIFHENASDEKSWKAEAEIDMELFHQNHLIVKVPPYQNQAITSKVCVGIYVVTNAGRSHDVQPFTYTPDPATLDVPVKKELPSPVKTCSFDEQIKVVDGSLMPLLSLVKREDVTPMEVTSNLQSSGVFKTGDLRPAQQNSDMTAGHLNKNRVFSSNLSQPAGDPDKGQAPVFTSTEPLSTIQKQDIVAGSSFSVPADSLLQQGSQQFLLETRDGLRQERPGVSSGAVGRLCGEPASQPQQLPLFPPDEVAQLEEAVRQLKAKGYCNLSLQSDNPITKQQQQHIQHQQQIQKQQIQQQQQQQQVMENLQQQLFQSQIQMHCAMFQDASQAKNGELQVSSPGVVTNQGSLFQPDQQQQQQQQQQQQQQQQQAALFQQANDLLSIQTNFLQQTPSHSSPPMFHNPSTLAETQDPQGALFQKASQEQVQAALFQSTMTVLQSPDQQASSSGLFLPQTSLSNQLSTNSSQQQQQQQQQQQQQQLAFLSALQSSSPEPQSVFQTQISPIQQRSPMEQEQPSQPQHHTQPAQQATLFQSISPHSSTNSLSPGQQQQQQQAGLLFCSNTLPTPDQGSSILFSNQGQMPPLTNNSLVSQEPQNTPLPFSQANMVTVTQQDRPEPMTLGNPGEPPQQAMFQEQQPMQLGNSSNREEQPVGLFMPQSTMASLQGGLAAQELAQSAVFASQNGVANLQTTTSSPVQQPGSLFQTAVSGSVNQSSQPQQAGLFLFGIQNECGQLMETPGNTLSDQIIAISQSGQNQRESEVHIQSLLSQSLSQSGTVPNTMSASQNMEKIDDLLVSLQEPGSNITRSY